From the genome of Prunus persica cultivar Lovell chromosome G8, Prunus_persica_NCBIv2, whole genome shotgun sequence:
TTACTAGGGCTACGACGTAGCTTAGCTATGAATACTCAAATTCTTtgatattgttaattttatttatctgTACATGTTGAGTGCTTATTACCATTCTTAATGCGTTCAATTAATTGGCCACTAATTGCATGATTGGGAGAATTAGGTTGAGACCGGAAGGAGATTCCTAATAAAAAGCTTATTGTAACAAGTACCATAAATTACATAGCCAACTCGGAAGACTAGGTTATGGTTTGTGTAATCTTTATTGTTTTCCACAAATCTTAATGGGTTCTTAGCTATCTAAATCCATAACTAGGAATAGAGTGGGTTGATGGTAAGGAATACAACTAATATAACTCGGAAGAGAGTATTTGTGAGGTAAGGGAACACGATTATCAACATGTAGGTAATTAGAATTAACAAGCTAGAAGGATTTGGGTGGGATTAGCTAGGTGAAATCGGTGCCCTAGTGCTTTATCATCTTTGTTTTCatcttttatattatttacttgatctcaatttattttactGGCTTAATTAGATTTTAATCATCATAATTCTCTTTTCgtttaattcaaatataattagaaATAAATCACTCTAGTATTTAATAGATTACTTGATTCATGTTGGAACGATACTCTACTTACTACTATATTAATTTGAGCAATATTGTCCACTTGCAATTAATCATATCAGTGGTGgcggtttagggtttagggttaggttaaattgaaattcaaatgacaTGAAATCTTTTTGgtaagattcatatgacaattttttttttcatttgcttTTGCCAAGATCTATAAGATAAGATTATATGAACTAACccattatcataattgtagtatctcatacataattatattgaCCAAACACATCAATAGGATTAATCTCAAAGGGAATTGACTATTAGTTTGAAGTTCTCAACACTAGCAGCCCCATCTCCATCTATATCAACACGGAAGCAATAATCCCCTAGTAGTCTTCAAGAGATGACCCCAAACCAaaatcatcctccataacctCATAAAGCTCCTCAGCAATCACAACCTCATCCCCATCAACATCCAAGGCTTCAAAAGCATTCTTGAGGACATCTTCAAGCTTCCTAAATTCCATGTTCTTCGTGTTCATGCCCAAGAACTCCTCTATGCTCAGAAACCCATCTCTGTTTGTGTCTCTTTGTTGCCTCATTGCCCTCACATCTTGCTCACTTGTCTTGTACCCAAGTGACCCCAAAATCTCTCCAAGCTCCGCATCATTGATTTTTCCACCATTTTCTGCATCAAAGGCTTTGAATGCTTCCACCAAGCCTAGGACTTGGCTCAGTGTCTCAGTTTCTGCAAAGAGAGAGCTTATTTGAGCCATGTAATTAGGTTTATGATCAAGTTGGTATGTGCGAATTGTATTTAgattttgcaatttttattGGTACATCCCCAACTATATATAAATGCTGCAAGGGGGGATTCCTATGATTTTTATTGGGGTTTTGATAAAGATTTGGAAAGGAACAAAAGGTGATtcttatgaagaaaaaaaaaatcacttgaattttGGAAAACTAAATTATGAACCAAACTCATCCACTCCCCAGCTTAATTGAGC
Proteins encoded in this window:
- the LOC18768090 gene encoding probable calcium-binding protein CML25 codes for the protein MAQISSLFAETETLSQVLGLVEAFKAFDAENGGKINDAELGEILGSLGYKTSEQDVRAMRQQRDTNRDGFLSIEEFLGMNTKNMEFRKLEDVLKNAFEALDVDGDEVVIAEELYEVMEDDFGLGSSLEDY